The following proteins come from a genomic window of Lolium rigidum isolate FL_2022 chromosome 5, APGP_CSIRO_Lrig_0.1, whole genome shotgun sequence:
- the LOC124654439 gene encoding chitinase-like protein 1 — MKRKTRNKIVLTVLLAGAAAVLIGGTMALILTAGTWKVKLKESQEKICDKGWECSGSKYCCNQTITDFFKVYQFENLFSKRNYPVAKAVGFWDYQAFITAAAMFEAQGFCTTGGFEMQMKELCAFLAHVGAKTSCGFGVATGGPLAWGLCYNHELAPDQGYCDDSYTQYPCVKGVEYYGRGAIPVYWNYNYGAAGDGIKEDLLSHPEYLEQNATLAFAAAMWRWMTPIKKKQPSAHEAFTGIWKPTKNDTLSNRLPGLGATMNLLYGESICGRGFIDPMNVIISHYQYYLDLMGFGRERSGLNLHCAEQAPFNPAPKKDDEQKPSGGQQPAG; from the exons ATGAAGCGCAAGACGCGGAACAAGATCGTGCTGACGGTGCTgctggcgggggcggcggcggtgctgatCGGCGGCACGATGGCGCTCATCCTGACGGCGGGGACGTGGAAGGTCAAGCTCAAGGAGTCGCAGGAGAAGATctgcgacaagggctgggagtgcTCCGGCAGCAAGTACTGCTGCAACCAGACCATCACCGACTTCTTCAAGGTGTACCAGTTCGAGAACCTCTTCTCCAAGCGCAACTACCCCGTCGCCAAGGCCGTCGGCTTCTGGGACTACCAGgccttcatcaccgccgccgccatgttcgAGGCCCAGGGCTTCTGCACCACCGGCGGCTTCGAGATGCAGATGAAGGAGCTCTGCGCCTTCCTCGCGCACGTCGGCGCCAAGACATCAT GTGGTTTCGGTGTGGCCACCGGTGGTCCGCTGGCGTGGGGGCTCTGCTACAACCACGAGCTGGCCCCCGACCAGGGCTACTGCGACGACTCCTACACGCAGTACCCCTGCGTCAAGGGCGTCGAGTACTACGGCCGTGGCGCCATCCCCGTCTACTG GAACTACAACTATGGCGCTGCCGGCGATGGCATCAAGGAGGACCTGCTCAGCCACCCGGAGTACCTGGAGCAGAACGCGACGCTGGCCTTCGCGGCGGCAATGTGGCGGTGGATGACACCCATCAAGAAGAAGCAGCCGTCGGCGCACGAGGCCTTCACCGGCATCTGGAAGCCCACCAAGAACGACACTCTCAGCAACAGGCTCCCGGGCCTCGGCGCCACCATGAACCTCCTCTACGGCGAGTCCATCTGTGGCAGGGGATTCATCGACCCCATGAATGTCATCATCTCCCACTACCAGTACTACCTCGATCTCATGGGTTTTGGTCGGGAGAGGTCCGGTCTCAACCTCCACTGCGCCGAGCAGGCCCCCTTCAACCCCGCACCCAAGAAGGACGACGAGCAGAAGCCATCAGGCGGCCAGCAGCCAGCAGGCTAG
- the LOC124651468 gene encoding methyl-CpG-binding domain-containing protein 2-like yields the protein MDSSKSPQPLKKSRTTLSGTDGHQFENGEFPSETASEKMDVWKSGTVDKGQDEFEEDNSPSLQNSIGPNFRGSPCIGAFTIQCAKCFKWRLIPTKEKYEEIREHIIQEPFDCERAREWRPDVTCDDPEDISQDGSRLWAIDKPNIAQPPAGWERQIRIRGEGGTKFADVYYTAPTARKLRSLVEVDRYLSENPEYAAQGITLAQFSFQIPRPLRQNYVKKRPKLPSDEAATKPVQPVEANPIAWAAPPAPHEGQESEPASHADGPLGSADVELVRKTKAESSPPGEANTNHVSDGPAVKSENGDASTT from the exons ATGGACAGTTCTAAATCTCCTCAACCATTGAAGAAGAGCCGGACTACGTTGTCTGGTACGGATGGCCACCAGTTTGAGAACGGCGAGTTTCCATCTGAAACTGCATCAGAGAAAATGGACGTTTGGAAGTCTGGAACAGTAGATAAAGGGCAAGATGAATTTGAAGAAGACAATTCCCCATCTTTGCAGAATTCGATTGGTCCTAACTTTCGTGGATCACCATGTATTGGGGCATTCACTATCCAGTGCGCTAAGTGTTTCAAATGGAGACTTATTCCAACAAAAGAGAAGTACGAAGAAATACGAGAGCATATTATACAGGAACCTTTTGACTGTGAACGAGCACGCGAGTGGAGACCTGATGTAACATGCGATGATCCAGAAGATATATCTCAGGATGGAAGCAGACTCTGGGCTATCGACAAACCCAATATTGCACAACCCCCTGCTGGATGGGAAAGGCAGATTAGAATAAGAGGTGAAGGAGGCACCAAATTTGCTGATGT GTACTATACTGCTCCTACTGCAAGGAAACTGAGGTCACTGGTTGAAGTTGATCG GTACCTCTCCGAGAATCCAGAGTATGCTGCGCAGGGTATAACATTAGCTCAGTTTTCCTTCCAGATTCCTAGACCTCTGCGGCAGAACTATGTCAAAAAGCGCCCTAAGCTACCAAGTGATGAAGCTGCGACTAAGCCTGTTCAACCAGTGGAAG CTAACCCCATAGCCTGGGCTGCACCTCCAGCACCACATGAGGGCCAGGAAAGTGAACCAGCTTCTCACGCCGATGGGCCGCTTGGATCAGCAGATGTGGAACTAGTCCGGAAGACAAAAGCAGAAAGCTCTCCGCCAGGAGAGGCAAATACAAACCATGTGTCTGATGGACCGGCAGTCAAGTCTGAGAATGGAGATGCTTCTACCACCTGA